A stretch of the Bradyrhizobium arachidis genome encodes the following:
- a CDS encoding N-acyl homoserine lactonase family protein has protein sequence MTRPIGLTLAAIAILCSPTAALAASGVERLYILNCGEGTTSDVSRWTPGMNEGKPMDFVDSCYLIKHAQGWFLWDTGISDAVASMPNGLVPADPKATVWRRPKTLAAQLDQLGVKPADLKGMAVSHTHPDHTGNVEMFPSTMLYVQKAEYEWPGTNSEPRFKPSHPVTLLTGDLDVFGDGSLIILSTPGHTPGHQSLLVKLPKTGAVVLSGDAVHFKENWENRRVPAMNVSKDQTTASMQKLADTLTKERAQLWINHDKAQRDGQKLAPEFYD, from the coding sequence ATGACACGCCCCATCGGACTGACGCTCGCTGCCATCGCGATCCTGTGCTCCCCCACCGCCGCGCTTGCGGCATCCGGCGTTGAGCGGCTCTACATCCTCAATTGCGGGGAGGGCACGACCAGCGACGTGTCGCGCTGGACGCCTGGGATGAACGAAGGCAAGCCGATGGACTTCGTCGATAGCTGCTATCTGATCAAGCACGCCCAGGGTTGGTTCTTGTGGGACACCGGCATTTCCGATGCGGTGGCGTCGATGCCCAACGGCCTCGTGCCGGCAGACCCCAAGGCGACGGTCTGGCGACGGCCGAAGACGCTTGCCGCGCAGCTCGACCAGCTCGGCGTGAAGCCCGCGGATCTGAAGGGGATGGCCGTGTCGCACACCCATCCCGATCACACCGGCAATGTCGAGATGTTTCCCTCGACCATGCTCTACGTGCAGAAGGCCGAATATGAATGGCCCGGCACCAACAGCGAGCCGCGCTTCAAGCCCTCCCATCCGGTGACGCTGCTGACAGGCGATCTCGATGTCTTCGGCGATGGCAGCCTGATCATCCTGTCGACACCGGGCCATACGCCCGGACACCAATCGCTGCTGGTGAAACTGCCGAAGACCGGCGCTGTGGTCCTCTCCGGCGACGCCGTCCATTTCAAGGAGAATTGGGAGAACCGCCGGGTGCCGGCCATGAACGTCAGCAAGGATCAGACGACGGCCTCGATGCAGAAGCTCGCCGATACGCTAACGAAGGAGAGGGCGCAGCTCTGGATCAACCACGACAAGGCGCAGCGCGACGGCCAGAAGCTTGCGCCGGAGTTTTACGACTGA
- a CDS encoding adenylate/guanylate cyclase domain-containing protein yields MQLNSRIDLMNWLTGQGLTGLPEPELLRGFCERCCAEGLDLSRGLVVIDTLHPIYEGRAFRWSDVPTNESDVVEYGSTAEGDAAKNWRRSVFFHLLEHGEDEMLIDLAGHEKLNFSQIGDLAEKGHRHFLAFVHRFGETGALGQMDCLYSYWTTRRDSGFTEGELAALRDLIPVLGLAIKSAQQVDIARTLGRVYLGRDASEQVLRGRISRGVTERINAVLWYSDLRGSTGISESIGPDEIIPFLNDYAQAVIDAIHDAGGDVLKLIGDGVLAMFTGEDMMASRRAALRAERLFRKNVVALNARRTADGRPVTSAYIGLHVGEVFYGNIGSEDRLDFTVVGPTVNEVSRIASMSRSVDRELLASAEFYMGLDATGRRYLVSTGRYALRGIGRAQDLYTLDPDIDTSEPVTGSYERYLAG; encoded by the coding sequence ATGCAACTGAACTCCCGCATCGACCTGATGAACTGGCTGACCGGCCAGGGCCTCACGGGCCTTCCTGAACCCGAGCTGCTACGCGGCTTCTGCGAGCGCTGCTGCGCCGAAGGGCTCGATCTGTCGCGTGGCCTCGTCGTCATCGATACGCTGCATCCGATCTATGAGGGCCGCGCCTTTCGCTGGAGCGACGTGCCGACCAATGAGAGCGACGTCGTCGAATACGGCTCGACGGCGGAGGGTGACGCGGCCAAGAACTGGCGCCGCTCGGTGTTCTTCCATCTGCTCGAGCATGGCGAGGACGAGATGCTGATCGATCTCGCCGGTCACGAGAAGCTCAACTTCTCGCAGATCGGCGATCTCGCCGAGAAGGGGCACCGTCATTTCCTCGCCTTTGTGCATCGGTTCGGCGAGACCGGTGCGCTCGGCCAGATGGACTGCCTGTATTCCTACTGGACGACGCGGCGCGACAGTGGATTTACGGAAGGCGAGCTCGCGGCGCTGCGCGATCTCATTCCGGTGCTGGGGCTCGCCATCAAGTCGGCGCAACAGGTCGACATTGCGCGCACGCTCGGCCGCGTCTATCTCGGACGTGATGCGTCCGAGCAGGTCTTGCGTGGGCGCATCTCGCGCGGCGTTACCGAGCGCATCAATGCAGTGCTCTGGTATTCGGACCTGCGCGGCTCGACCGGGATCAGCGAAAGCATTGGTCCCGACGAGATCATCCCGTTCCTCAACGACTACGCGCAAGCCGTGATCGATGCGATCCACGACGCCGGCGGCGACGTGCTGAAGCTGATCGGCGACGGTGTGCTGGCGATGTTCACCGGCGAGGACATGATGGCGTCGCGCCGTGCGGCACTGCGCGCCGAGCGTCTGTTCCGCAAGAACGTGGTCGCGCTGAACGCCCGGCGGACTGCCGACGGCCGTCCCGTCACGTCGGCCTATATCGGCCTGCATGTCGGCGAGGTCTTTTACGGAAATATCGGCAGCGAGGACCGGCTGGACTTTACGGTGGTCGGTCCGACAGTGAACGAGGTCAGCCGCATCGCCTCGATGAGCCGCTCGGTCGATCGCGAGCTGCTGGCGTCGGCAGAATTCTACATGGGCCTGGACGCCACTGGCCGCCGCTACCTCGTCTCCACCGGACGCTACGCGCTGCGCGGCATCGGCCGCGCGCAGGACCTCTACACGCTCGATCCTGACATCGACACCAGCGAGCCGGTGACGGGGAGTTACGAGCGGTATCTGGCGGGATAG
- a CDS encoding MFS transporter: protein MSTSPTLPATFNRLAWSNLAAQSAEQIALAAAPIVAVLTLGVAEGASGLLQTALTLPFVLFAIPAGLLADRMSRRSLMAGAEALRAAALASIVLLVATGALNLPLLALLGFAAVCGTVVYSVAAPALVPALVGPELLPAANARIELARTIAFASGPALGGALVGWFGASPAFGFAAVLSAIAVVLLRGIYEPERAATPRRHPLQEIREGAAFVFHHALLKSVFITQFIFNTGWFLQLAVFVPYAVRHLGLSATGVGVVLTMYGVGMVIGALLATRVMRRVAFGTVVGLGPVTGFIAALVMALTVLVPTPWLAGLSFFLLGVGPILWVISTTTLRQSVTPPRLLGRVSAINIMSYGARPLGSALGAIVGGFYSAEACLYLAAAIFGVQALVIWLSPAVALDRQPAMVEDGAAVRC from the coding sequence ATGTCAACCAGCCCCACCCTCCCGGCGACATTCAACCGCCTCGCCTGGTCCAACCTCGCGGCCCAATCGGCCGAGCAGATTGCGCTCGCGGCCGCTCCCATCGTCGCCGTGCTCACCCTCGGCGTCGCCGAGGGCGCCAGCGGCCTGCTCCAGACCGCCCTCACCTTGCCCTTCGTGCTGTTCGCAATCCCCGCAGGCCTGCTCGCTGACCGGATGTCGCGCCGCTCCCTGATGGCGGGCGCCGAGGCGCTGCGAGCCGCCGCCCTGGCTTCAATCGTGCTCCTGGTCGCAACGGGTGCGCTGAACCTGCCCCTGCTCGCCCTGCTCGGCTTTGCCGCGGTCTGCGGCACCGTGGTCTACAGCGTCGCCGCGCCGGCCCTGGTGCCCGCGCTGGTCGGACCGGAGCTCCTTCCGGCCGCGAACGCGCGGATCGAACTTGCACGCACGATCGCGTTTGCGAGCGGGCCCGCGCTCGGCGGCGCGCTGGTCGGCTGGTTCGGCGCCAGCCCGGCCTTCGGCTTCGCGGCCGTGCTCTCGGCCATCGCGGTCGTGCTGCTCAGAGGCATCTACGAGCCCGAACGGGCTGCGACGCCGCGCCGGCATCCGCTGCAGGAGATCCGGGAAGGCGCCGCCTTCGTCTTCCATCACGCGCTGCTCAAGTCCGTGTTCATCACCCAGTTCATCTTCAACACCGGCTGGTTCCTCCAGCTCGCCGTGTTCGTGCCCTATGCCGTGCGCCATCTCGGCCTGTCGGCGACCGGCGTCGGCGTGGTGCTGACGATGTACGGCGTCGGCATGGTGATCGGCGCGCTGCTTGCGACCCGCGTGATGCGCCGCGTCGCCTTCGGCACCGTGGTCGGGCTTGGACCTGTGACCGGCTTCATCGCCGCGCTGGTGATGGCGCTGACGGTGCTGGTGCCGACGCCGTGGCTTGCGGGCTTGAGCTTCTTCCTGCTCGGCGTCGGCCCGATCCTCTGGGTGATCTCGACCACGACCTTGCGCCAATCGGTGACGCCGCCCCGCCTGCTCGGCCGCGTCTCCGCCATCAACATCATGAGCTATGGCGCACGCCCGCTCGGCTCGGCGCTCGGCGCGATCGTCGGCGGGTTCTACAGTGCGGAAGCGTGCCTCTATCTTGCCGCGGCGATTTTTGGCGTACAGGCGCTGGTGATCTGGCTCTCGCCGGCGGTCGCGCTGGATCGTCAGCCGGCGATGGTGGAGGATGGTGCGGCGGTGCGCTGCTAG
- a CDS encoding RidA family protein, producing MAAPEPITRYNPPELGQPPGYSQIVEVSHGRMIFLAGQTAVDADGNVVGKGDFAAQAAQVFRNISLALTARGYDASNLVKLTVFLTDMNNLAVYREARNRFFATVRPVAAPAITLVEVSKLYGPDFLIEIEAIAAA from the coding sequence ATGGCCGCCCCTGAGCCGATCACGCGTTACAACCCGCCCGAGCTCGGCCAGCCGCCCGGCTATTCGCAAATCGTCGAGGTCAGCCACGGCCGCATGATCTTCCTGGCCGGCCAGACCGCTGTCGACGCCGACGGCAACGTCGTCGGCAAGGGCGATTTCGCCGCGCAGGCCGCGCAGGTGTTTCGCAACATTTCCCTCGCGCTCACCGCACGCGGCTATGATGCCTCGAACCTCGTGAAGCTGACCGTCTTCCTCACCGACATGAACAATCTCGCGGTCTATCGCGAGGCGCGCAACCGCTTCTTTGCGACCGTCAGGCCGGTTGCGGCACCCGCGATCACGCTGGTCGAGGTGTCCAAACTCTACGGCCCCGACTTCCTGATCGAGATCGAGGCGATCGCGGCGGCGTGA
- the dmeF gene encoding CDF family Co(II)/Ni(II) efflux transporter DmeF has translation MHSHSIDQWTHEHAFLGDKHDENERRTWFVVALTLVMMVAEIVAGSLFGSMALLADGWHMGTHAAALGIAAFAYRFARRHLGNAHFTFGTGKFGDLAAFASAIILGLIAVEIAYESVLRLITPVPIVYGEAIAVAVLGLCVNLASAWLLRDNHHHDHGHGHGHGHAHDHDDHDQHHHDHHHHDNNLRAAYVHVMADAATSVLAIAALLVAMYSGWVWADPAVGLIGSVVIASWAFGLIKASGAVLLDVRADERMERTIRARMEVGEDRVTDLHLWQVGPGHCAVLVSLVSDKPKQPAVYKKRLAGLKGLSHVTVEVETCPH, from the coding sequence ATGCATTCCCACTCCATCGATCAATGGACGCATGAGCATGCGTTTCTCGGCGACAAGCACGACGAGAACGAGCGGCGCACCTGGTTCGTGGTGGCGCTGACGCTGGTGATGATGGTGGCCGAGATCGTGGCCGGCTCCCTGTTCGGCTCGATGGCGCTGCTCGCCGACGGCTGGCACATGGGCACGCATGCGGCGGCGCTCGGCATCGCCGCATTCGCCTACCGCTTCGCGCGCCGCCACCTCGGGAATGCGCATTTCACCTTCGGCACCGGCAAGTTCGGCGATCTCGCGGCCTTCGCCAGCGCCATCATCCTCGGCCTGATCGCGGTCGAGATCGCCTATGAAAGCGTGCTGCGGCTGATTACGCCGGTGCCGATCGTCTATGGCGAGGCGATCGCGGTGGCCGTCCTCGGCCTCTGCGTCAATCTCGCCAGTGCCTGGCTGTTGCGCGACAATCATCACCACGATCACGGCCATGGGCACGGTCACGGCCATGCGCACGATCATGACGATCACGACCAGCACCATCATGATCATCACCATCACGACAACAATCTGCGTGCCGCCTATGTCCACGTGATGGCCGACGCGGCGACCTCGGTGCTGGCGATCGCGGCACTTCTGGTCGCGATGTATTCGGGATGGGTCTGGGCCGACCCCGCGGTCGGCCTGATCGGCAGCGTCGTGATCGCGAGCTGGGCGTTCGGCCTGATCAAGGCCTCGGGCGCGGTGCTGCTCGACGTCCGCGCCGACGAGCGCATGGAGCGCACCATCCGCGCCCGCATGGAAGTCGGCGAGGACCGCGTCACCGACCTCCATCTCTGGCAGGTCGGTCCGGGCCATTGCGCGGTGCTGGTGTCGCTGGTCTCGGACAAGCCCAAGCAGCCAGCCGTCTACAAGAAGCGGCTCGCTGGGTTGAAAGGCCTGAGCCATGTCACGGTCGAGGTCGAAACCTGCCCGCACTGA
- a CDS encoding MFS transporter, with translation MSQRQLPIILALGTTQTLAWASSYYLPAILADPIAHDLGISSNWIFGAFSASLVISAMLGPRIGRQIDLVGGRQVLCASNLTIAAGLVLLGLSQHVAVMSIAWLILGIGMALGLYDAAFAALGRIYGVNARGAITGITLMAGFASTVGWPLTAWGLSHIGWRETCFAWAAAHILIGLPLNLLMLPKVKGAKEAAATAVKPHIPLDRTMILLAFVFAAAWTVTGAMAVHFPRILEAAGATPVEAIAAGALIGPAQVGARVLEASFLSRFHPLWSTRLACITHPIGAAVLAVFGAAGASAFALLHGSGNGVLTIARGTLPLSIFGPKDYGYRLGIIGAPARMAQAVAPLAFGLLIDVMGTKVLIVSSALSLAALAALFLIHPERKPT, from the coding sequence ATGAGCCAGCGACAGCTTCCGATCATTTTGGCGCTCGGCACGACGCAGACCCTGGCCTGGGCCTCCAGCTATTATCTGCCCGCGATCCTTGCGGATCCAATCGCCCACGATCTCGGCATCTCCTCGAACTGGATTTTTGGCGCATTCTCGGCCTCACTGGTGATCTCGGCGATGCTGGGCCCGCGCATCGGACGGCAGATCGATCTGGTCGGCGGGCGGCAGGTGCTATGCGCCTCGAACCTGACGATTGCCGCCGGTCTGGTGCTGCTCGGCCTCTCGCAACACGTCGCCGTGATGTCGATCGCCTGGCTGATCCTCGGCATCGGCATGGCGCTCGGCCTGTACGATGCCGCCTTCGCGGCGCTCGGGCGGATCTACGGCGTCAATGCGCGCGGTGCGATCACCGGCATCACGCTGATGGCGGGATTTGCCTCGACGGTCGGCTGGCCGCTGACGGCCTGGGGCCTGTCGCATATCGGCTGGCGCGAGACCTGCTTTGCCTGGGCCGCCGCGCACATCCTGATCGGCCTGCCGCTCAATCTCTTGATGCTGCCGAAGGTCAAGGGTGCGAAGGAGGCGGCGGCGACCGCCGTCAAGCCGCACATTCCGCTCGACCGCACCATGATCCTTTTGGCCTTCGTCTTCGCCGCCGCCTGGACCGTCACCGGCGCGATGGCCGTGCACTTCCCGCGCATTCTCGAAGCCGCCGGCGCTACGCCCGTGGAGGCGATCGCGGCCGGCGCGCTGATCGGCCCGGCGCAGGTCGGCGCGCGGGTGCTCGAGGCGAGCTTTCTCAGCCGCTTCCATCCGCTATGGTCGACGCGGCTCGCCTGCATCACCCATCCGATCGGAGCGGCCGTGCTCGCCGTGTTCGGCGCGGCCGGGGCCAGCGCCTTTGCGCTCCTCCACGGCTCCGGCAACGGCGTTTTGACCATCGCGCGGGGAACGCTGCCGCTCTCGATCTTCGGGCCGAAGGATTACGGCTACCGGCTCGGCATCATCGGCGCGCCGGCGCGGATGGCGCAGGCGGTAGCGCCTCTCGCGTTCGGCCTGCTGATCGATGTCATGGGCACAAAAGTGCTGATCGTGTCCTCGGCGCTCAGCCTTGCCGCGCTGGCCGCGCTGTTCCTGATCCATCCGGAACGCAAGCCGACGTAG
- a CDS encoding chromate resistance protein ChrB domain-containing protein, which produces MSSFTTISSDKLARLIGTANAPLLIDVRTDEDFAADPRLIPGSVKRSHESVPDWGEELAGRSAIVACLRGQKLAQGTAAWLRQLGVQAETLDGGFEGWKDAKLPLIDSKKLPPRDAKGRTVWVTRARPKVDRIACPWLIRRFVDPNAVFLFVAPSEVVAVGERFNAAPFDIENVFWSHRGELCTFDVMVEEFGLKTPPLLRLATLVRGADTARPELAPEAPGLLAASLGLSRMYDDDLEQLDAGMLLYDAFYRWCRDATTETHNWPTGKAKA; this is translated from the coding sequence ATGTCTTCTTTCACCACGATATCGTCTGACAAACTGGCACGGCTGATCGGCACGGCAAACGCGCCGCTGCTGATCGATGTGCGCACGGACGAGGATTTTGCCGCCGATCCGCGGCTGATCCCCGGCTCCGTCAAACGCAGCCACGAGAGCGTCCCGGACTGGGGCGAGGAACTTGCGGGCCGCTCCGCCATCGTCGCCTGCCTGCGCGGGCAGAAGCTCGCCCAGGGCACCGCGGCGTGGCTGCGCCAGCTCGGCGTCCAGGCCGAAACCCTGGACGGCGGTTTTGAGGGCTGGAAGGACGCAAAACTTCCGCTGATCGACAGCAAGAAGCTGCCACCGCGCGATGCCAAGGGGCGCACCGTCTGGGTGACGCGCGCCCGGCCCAAGGTGGACCGCATCGCCTGCCCCTGGCTGATCCGCCGCTTCGTCGACCCCAATGCGGTGTTCCTGTTCGTGGCGCCGTCCGAGGTTGTCGCCGTCGGCGAACGCTTCAACGCGGCACCCTTCGACATCGAGAACGTGTTTTGGAGCCACCGCGGCGAACTCTGCACCTTCGACGTCATGGTCGAGGAGTTTGGGCTCAAAACCCCGCCCCTGCTGCGGCTTGCGACGCTGGTGCGCGGTGCCGACACGGCGCGGCCGGAATTGGCGCCGGAAGCGCCGGGCCTGCTCGCGGCCTCGCTCGGCCTGTCCAGGATGTATGACGACGATCTCGAACAACTCGACGCCGGCATGCTGCTCTACGACGCCTTCTATCGCTGGTGTCGTGACGCCACCACGGAGACCCACAATTGGCCGACCGGCAAAGCGAAAGCGTGA